GGCTCTGTGCGCAGACCGGCAAGCTGATCCTGCCGATACAGGGCTTCTTGCTGAAAACGCCCGCGCATCTGATTCTGGTCGATGCCTGCGTGGGCAACGACAAGACGGTGCCGGGTCTGCCCGACTGGCACCAGCGGTCGGACACGCGGTTCATGGCGGCGCTGACCGCCGCGGGGGTGACGCCGGACGATGTGGATTACGTGCTCTGCACCCATCTGCACACCGACCACATCGGCTGGAACACCCGGCTGGAGGACGGGCGTTGGGTGCCGACCTTCCCCAATGCGCGCTACCTGCTGCCCGCAGCGGACGAGGAGGTGCCACGGGTGCGCGGAAGCGATTTCTACCGCGAGAGCGTTCTGCCGGTCATCGAGGCGGGACAGGCGGAGATGGTCACCGAGGGTCACGCGCTTGGCGACGAGGTGACGCTGATCCCGACACCGGGCCACACGCCGGGCCATGTGTCGGTGCGGGTGCGCAACGGCGGGGCCGAGGCGATCATCACCGGCGACGCCCTGCACACCACGGCCCAGTGCTTCCATCCCGAATGGCATTTCAAATTCGATGTCGACGCGCCGCGTGCCGTCAGTTCGCGCATCGCGCTGCTGCAGGACGCCTGCGAGAGCGGTGCGACCGTGTTGGGCAGCCACTTCGCGCTGCCGTCGCTGGGGCGGGTGCGCGCGGACGGCAAGGGGTTCCGCTGGGAGCCCTGACCGCTCAGACCGGCAGGGCGGTCGTCCTGAACACGGTTCTCAGCGCGAAACTGGACTGCATGCCCTGCACGCCGGGCAGCCGGGCGAGGTGTTGGCGGTGGATCCGCGCGAAATCCTCGGTATTTTCCGCCACCACCTTGAGCAGATAGTCGGCGGAGCCCGCCATCAGGTGACATTCCAGCACATCCGGGATGCGGGCGACCGATTTCTCGAAGGCGTCCAGCAGCTCGTCCGCCTGCCCCTGAAGCGTGATCTCGACGAAAACCGTGGTCGGCACGCCCAGCTTGCGCGAATCCAGAAGCGCCACGTAGTCGCGGATGTAGCCTTCGGTTTCCAGTCTTTGCACCCGCCTGTGGCAGGCCGAAGGAGACAGGTGCACCTTCTCGGAGAGTTCCGCATTCGACATCCGGCCGGCGCGTTGCAGGGCCGCAAGAATGCTTCGGTCTATGGTATCCAGCGCCATTCGTGACAATCCCTTGCGCAAATCGGTCGATTCTTCGCAGACTATTCGAAAAGGCAGGGGGGCGGCGACCCGTAATCGACGCCAAATTGCGCGCTATCGGGCGTATATCCCGATCATCACATCATCGACGGGAGGATACGTCATGAAGATCGGTTGCCCCAAGGAAATCAAACCACAGGAATTTCGCGTCGGGATCACCCCGAACGCCGCCCGCGAGGCCAGGTCGCACGGGCACGAAGTACTGATCGAGACCGGCGCGGGGGCCGGTGCGGGGTTCGAGGACATCGCCTATACCGAGGCGGGCGCGCAGATCATCGACACCGCCGAGGAAATCTTTGCCAGCGCGGATATGATCGTGAAGGTGAAGGAGCCGCAGGCGGTGGAGCGCAAGATGCTGCGCGAGGGACAGGTGCTGTTCACCTATCTGCACCTCGCCCCCGATCCGGCGCAAACCAAGGATCTGCTCGACAGCGGCTGTACCGCCATCGCCTATGAGACCGTGACAGACCGCAGCGGCGGCCTGCCCCTGCTGGCGCCGATGTCCGAGGTTGCGGGCCGTCTGGCCCCGCAGGTCGGCGCGTGGACCCTGCAAAAGGCGAACGGCGGGCGCGGTGTGCTGATGGGCGGCGTGCCGGGCGTCACCCCTGCCCGCGTGGTGGTGATCGGCGGCGGTGTCGTCGGCACCCACGCGGCGCGTGTCGCGGCGGGCATGGGCGCGGATGTCACCGTTCTGGACCGGTCGCTGCCGCGGATGCGCTATCTCGACGATACCTTCGCGGGCGTGTTCAAGACCAGCTTTGCCAGCGCGGGCAACACCATGGATCTGGCGCGCGAGGCGGATATGATCATCGGCGCGGTCCTGATCCCCGGTGCGGCGGCCCCCAAGCTGATCAGCCGCGAACAGCTGTCCGAGCTCAAACCCGGCGCGGCGCTGGTGGACGTGGCGATCGATCAGGGCGGCTGTTTCGAGACCTCGCACGCCACAACCCACGAGGACCCGATCTATGACGTGGACGGGATCATGCACTATTGCGTGGCCAACATGCCCGGCGCGGTGGCCCGGACCTCGACCATCGCCCTTGGCAACGCGACGATGCCCTTCATGCTGGCACTGGCCGACAAGGGCTGGAAGCAGGCCTGCGCGGAGGATGAACACCTGCTGGCCGGCCTGAACGTCCACGCGGGCAAGCTGACCTACTATGCGGTCGGCAAGGCGCTGGGGCTCGATGTGGTATCGCCATCGCTGGCACTGAAGATGTGATCCCTCGGGGTGCGGGCGGCCCTCACCGGTCGCCCTACCCCTCAGAGCAGCAGCGCCTCGGACGGCTTCGCCTTGTGCTCGGGCTCGACATGGATGGTGACGGCGCAGTTGCTGATCGCCTCTTTCAGCGCCGCCTCGACCCGGTCGCAGATCGCATGGGCGTCAAAAACCGTCATGTCCTCCGGCACGACCAGATGGAAATCGATGAAGGTGGCGGCCCCGGCGTGACGCGCGCGCAGATCATGCGCCTCGATCGCGCCGCCCGCATGCGTCTGCACAATGTCGCGCATCTGGGCCAGATCGCTCTCGGGCACCGATTCGTCCATCAGCCCGCCGATGGAGGCGCGGATCACCACCCAGCCGGACCACAGGATGTTGACCGCCACCAGCGCCGCCAGCACCGGATCGAGCCACCACCAATCCGTGAGGACCGCCGCTGACACACCGACCGTCACCCCCAGCGATGACACCACATCCGCCATCAGATGCCGCCCGTCCGCCGTAAGCGCGGGCGACGAGAACCGCCGCCCCGCCCGCAGCAGCACGAAGGCCCAGACACCGTTGAGCGCGCCAGCGAAGAGGTTGATCGCCAGCCCCGCGAAAGGCGCGTCTATCGCCTGCGGCGCCATCAGCCCACGGGCCGCCGAATGCAGGATCAGCGCCGCCGCGATGACGATCAGCACCCCTTCGAGCACCGCCGAGACATATTCCGCCTTGTGATGTCCAAAAGGGTGTTTGGCATCCGCAGGCCGCGCCGCCACGCTGAGCGCCACCAGAGCCGCGACGGCTGTCGCCACGTTCACGACGCTTTCCAGAGCGTCCGAAAACAAGGCGACCGATCCGGTGATCCACCAGGCCAGCGTCTTGATCGCGAGCACCACGAGGCCCACGGCGATGCTTGCTCTGGCGATGGTCAGGGCGGATGTCATGTCGCTGTCCTTGTGAGTCAGCGCCCCGTCTACCCACGAAAAAGGGCGGGGAAAACCCCCGCCCCGACAGACCCGGCCTGAACCTGCCTTACTTTTTCAGCGCATCGCGGATTTCCAGCAGAACGTCCAGCTCGCTCGGGCCGGTGTTGACGTCGGGTGCCACGTCGTCCGGCGTCTCGGCGGCGGCCTTGATGCGGTTGACCATCTTGACCAGCATGAACACGACAAACGCGATGATGAGGAAGTTGATCACGGCCATGATGAACTTGCCCACGGCAAAGACCGGCACGCCGGCTTCCGTCGCCGCTTCGATGGAGGCGAATTCGCCATCGCCCAGCACGTAGAACCAGCCTGAGAAGTCGATACCGCCGGTAAACAGCGCGATGATCGGGTTGATGATGTCACCGACCAGCGATGTGACAATCGCGGTGAAGGCCGCCCCGACGATGATACCAACGGCCATGTCCATGACATTGCCCTTGGCGATGAAATCCTTGAATTCGTTGATCATTGACGTTTTTCCTCTGCCATAAAGTCAGGTGGCAAATTCCCCTCGCCCCCCGCCGAACATCTGGTAGCAGAAAAATGCGCCGCTCAAAGACTGTTTTGCGGGGAAAAAGCGCCTAGGTCTTGCATTGGATTAAAGGAGCACACCCTATGACAGACCTAAGCGCATTCCCGATCACCTCACGATGGAAACCCGTTAACAGCGACGTTCTTCAACTCTATTCCTTCCCCACGCCCAACGGCGTGAAAGTCTCCATCGCGCTCGAGGAAACCGGCCTGCCTTACGAGGCGCACAAGGTCACGCTGGCCGATGCGGACGTGAAAAGCGCGGAGTTCCTGTCGCTTAACCCCAACAACAAGATCCCCGCGATCATTGATCCCGATGGGCCGGAGGGCAAACCCGTGGGGCTGTTCGAGAGCGGCGCGATCCTGATCTATCTGGCCGAGAAAACCGGAAAGCTGCTGGGCGAGGGCCCCGAGGACAAGGCCAAGGCGATCCAGTGGCTGATGTTCCAGATGGGCGGGCTCGGGCCGATGCTGGGACAGCTGGGGTTCTTCTACAAGTTCGCGGGTTCCGAATGGGAGGACAAGCGCCCGCAGGAACGCTATATCAACGAGGCCAAGCGCCTGCTCGCGGTGCTGAACCTCGAACTCGCGGGCAAGGAGTGGATCACGGGCAGCCACTATACCATCGCCGATATCGCCATCGCACCCTGGCTGCGCGCGCTGGATTTCTACGGCGCGAAAGAGGTGGTCGGCTGGGACGATCATACCAACCTGATCGACTATCTGGCCCGGTTCGAGGCCCGGCCGGCGGTCCAGAAAGGTCTGGTAACCCCGCCGCGCGACTAGATCCTGCGCGCCACGATAAAGCGGCTCATCGCCGGAAAGCTGCCGGTTTCGACGATGTCGAAACCGGCGGCGGCGATGGCGGCCTCGGCCCCTGCAAAACTCAGCCGCCGCACGAAGGGCGCCATGCCGATCGCCTGCATGGCAGGGATCATCGCGGCAAAGGCAAAGCGCTTCACGCCCAGCGACGGATCGGCGAGGCAGGCGGTTTTCGAGATGAAATATCCCCCCGCGGGCAGTGTGGCATGGACCGCGCGCAAAAGGCCCTCCAGATCCTCGACCAGATGCAACAGGTTGAAGGCCAGCACCACATCCGCGCCATCCGTCTGGCCCAGCGTCTGCGCACCCGCGCCCACTTCGAACCGCAGCGCGTCCAGCCCGGCCTCTGCGGCTTTCGCCCGCGCGATGTAGATCATCTCGGCCGAGATATCCGTTCCCAGATAGGTGCCGCTATGCGGGGCCAGACGCAGCGCCGTCGTCCCCGTCCCGCAGCCGATCTCGATGACCCGCTGGCCGGGATCCAGATAGGTGATGGTGCGCGCTATCGTATGGTCATAGGCCACTTCGTCCCCGATCGGGGAGGCCGCGTATTTCGCCGCACGCTTGTCCCAGAACGAAGACTGGTCTCTCCTCATCGCGGCACTCTCCCGGGGCGGGCGGTCAGGGCAGTTTGCCGGTCAGCACGTAGCGCAGGATATCGACCACCTGCTCCGGCTCGGACGCGACCGCAAGCGCCGCGGCGTCCACCTCCTTCAGCGCATGCGCGTGATCGGGCCCGTGCAGGATCACCAGCGATTTGCCCAGTGCCGCGGCATATCCCGCGTCGAAGGCGGCATTCCACTGCTTGTACTGGTCCCCGAA
Above is a genomic segment from Sulfitobacter sp. HNIBRBA3233 containing:
- a CDS encoding class I SAM-dependent methyltransferase, coding for MRRDQSSFWDKRAAKYAASPIGDEVAYDHTIARTITYLDPGQRVIEIGCGTGTTALRLAPHSGTYLGTDISAEMIYIARAKAAEAGLDALRFEVGAGAQTLGQTDGADVVLAFNLLHLVEDLEGLLRAVHATLPAGGYFISKTACLADPSLGVKRFAFAAMIPAMQAIGMAPFVRRLSFAGAEAAIAAAGFDIVETGSFPAMSRFIVARRI
- the ald gene encoding alanine dehydrogenase, which produces MKIGCPKEIKPQEFRVGITPNAAREARSHGHEVLIETGAGAGAGFEDIAYTEAGAQIIDTAEEIFASADMIVKVKEPQAVERKMLREGQVLFTYLHLAPDPAQTKDLLDSGCTAIAYETVTDRSGGLPLLAPMSEVAGRLAPQVGAWTLQKANGGRGVLMGGVPGVTPARVVVIGGGVVGTHAARVAAGMGADVTVLDRSLPRMRYLDDTFAGVFKTSFASAGNTMDLAREADMIIGAVLIPGAAAPKLISREQLSELKPGAALVDVAIDQGGCFETSHATTHEDPIYDVDGIMHYCVANMPGAVARTSTIALGNATMPFMLALADKGWKQACAEDEHLLAGLNVHAGKLTYYAVGKALGLDVVSPSLALKM
- a CDS encoding cation diffusion facilitator family transporter, translating into MTSALTIARASIAVGLVVLAIKTLAWWITGSVALFSDALESVVNVATAVAALVALSVAARPADAKHPFGHHKAEYVSAVLEGVLIVIAAALILHSAARGLMAPQAIDAPFAGLAINLFAGALNGVWAFVLLRAGRRFSSPALTADGRHLMADVVSSLGVTVGVSAAVLTDWWWLDPVLAALVAVNILWSGWVVIRASIGGLMDESVPESDLAQMRDIVQTHAGGAIEAHDLRARHAGAATFIDFHLVVPEDMTVFDAHAICDRVEAALKEAISNCAVTIHVEPEHKAKPSEALLL
- a CDS encoding Lrp/AsnC family transcriptional regulator, with the translated sequence MALDTIDRSILAALQRAGRMSNAELSEKVHLSPSACHRRVQRLETEGYIRDYVALLDSRKLGVPTTVFVEITLQGQADELLDAFEKSVARIPDVLECHLMAGSADYLLKVVAENTEDFARIHRQHLARLPGVQGMQSSFALRTVFRTTALPV
- the mscL gene encoding large conductance mechanosensitive channel protein MscL yields the protein MINEFKDFIAKGNVMDMAVGIIVGAAFTAIVTSLVGDIINPIIALFTGGIDFSGWFYVLGDGEFASIEAATEAGVPVFAVGKFIMAVINFLIIAFVVFMLVKMVNRIKAAAETPDDVAPDVNTGPSELDVLLEIRDALKK
- a CDS encoding glutathione S-transferase family protein; translation: MTDLSAFPITSRWKPVNSDVLQLYSFPTPNGVKVSIALEETGLPYEAHKVTLADADVKSAEFLSLNPNNKIPAIIDPDGPEGKPVGLFESGAILIYLAEKTGKLLGEGPEDKAKAIQWLMFQMGGLGPMLGQLGFFYKFAGSEWEDKRPQERYINEAKRLLAVLNLELAGKEWITGSHYTIADIAIAPWLRALDFYGAKEVVGWDDHTNLIDYLARFEARPAVQKGLVTPPRD
- a CDS encoding MBL fold metallo-hydrolase, which encodes MLCKIGEVEVWRILDMNGPFLTPEDLFPNAGPDVARIFADLVPGGLCAQTGKLILPIQGFLLKTPAHLILVDACVGNDKTVPGLPDWHQRSDTRFMAALTAAGVTPDDVDYVLCTHLHTDHIGWNTRLEDGRWVPTFPNARYLLPAADEEVPRVRGSDFYRESVLPVIEAGQAEMVTEGHALGDEVTLIPTPGHTPGHVSVRVRNGGAEAIITGDALHTTAQCFHPEWHFKFDVDAPRAVSSRIALLQDACESGATVLGSHFALPSLGRVRADGKGFRWEP